In Gimesia benthica, a single window of DNA contains:
- a CDS encoding class I SAM-dependent methyltransferase has product MTTDYNKIAEQYREVKGRPWRSLVEEYSMLQLIGSVAGLKVVDLACGEGFFTRKLRQQGAASIVGSDISREMIKLATEREQREPLGIDYLVEDVRAEGPRLDHDLAVAAWLLVYTHDREELAAMCRGLARQLRPGGGSSR; this is encoded by the coding sequence ATGACCACCGACTATAACAAAATCGCCGAGCAGTACCGCGAAGTCAAAGGGCGCCCCTGGCGGTCGCTGGTTGAAGAGTATTCGATGCTCCAACTCATCGGCTCCGTGGCTGGCCTGAAGGTTGTCGACCTCGCCTGTGGCGAAGGCTTCTTCACCCGCAAACTCAGGCAGCAGGGCGCCGCCTCGATTGTGGGGAGCGACATCTCCCGCGAAATGATCAAACTCGCCACCGAACGGGAACAGCGTGAACCGCTGGGCATCGACTACCTCGTTGAGGACGTACGCGCAGAAGGCCCCCGGCTCGACCATGATCTCGCAGTCGCTGCCTGGTTACTCGTCTACACCCACGACCGGGAGGAACTGGCTGCCATGTGCCGGGGGCTCGCGCGTCAGCTCAGACCCGGGGGCGGCTCGTCACGCTGA
- a CDS encoding DUF1214 domain-containing protein: protein MAFTRIATVLLLCFMSATAYGGKTVTVLNYIRAETDLQFKAYAAKAGGVGRLMNLREVYSVKNQTTIRGNRDTLYSFGVYDLASPVTIIKPDSPNRFQSLLVIDQDEYNPVLKNGGGKVTLTIDNVGTRYVMLLFRTFCDPNSPADMKQAHALQDAIKVEQAAAGTLELPDWDMESLVETRQTLNHLATKLDGLPNAFGARGEVDPTQHLLGAAFGWGGNPQRGAMYFNVTPEQNNGQIAYTLTMPKDVPVEAFWSVTVYNKEGFFEPNDLNAYSFNSITAQRDQDGNATIHFGGDPQATNYLPITDGWNYIVRCYIPGWQIVEGNWTPPAPQPVE from the coding sequence GTGGCTTTCACTCGAATTGCGACCGTACTGCTTCTCTGTTTCATGTCGGCTACTGCTTATGGCGGTAAGACTGTTACCGTTCTGAACTACATTCGCGCCGAGACCGACCTGCAGTTCAAGGCCTATGCTGCCAAGGCGGGCGGCGTTGGCAGGCTCATGAATCTGCGCGAGGTGTACTCGGTCAAGAACCAGACAACCATCCGCGGCAATCGGGACACATTATACTCGTTCGGCGTGTACGACCTGGCCAGCCCCGTGACGATCATCAAGCCGGATTCCCCGAATCGGTTCCAGTCTCTACTTGTGATCGACCAGGACGAATACAACCCCGTACTCAAAAACGGTGGGGGCAAGGTGACGTTGACCATCGACAACGTCGGCACGCGCTACGTGATGCTGTTGTTCCGCACCTTCTGTGATCCGAACAGCCCGGCAGACATGAAACAGGCACACGCCCTTCAGGATGCGATCAAGGTCGAACAGGCAGCAGCGGGCACACTCGAACTGCCAGACTGGGACATGGAGTCACTCGTGGAAACCCGTCAAACGCTGAACCATCTCGCTACAAAACTCGACGGCCTGCCCAATGCCTTCGGGGCCAGGGGAGAAGTCGATCCGACACAGCACCTGCTGGGAGCCGCGTTCGGCTGGGGCGGGAACCCGCAGCGCGGGGCGATGTACTTCAACGTCACGCCTGAGCAGAACAACGGCCAGATCGCTTACACACTCACGATGCCCAAGGACGTGCCCGTTGAGGCCTTCTGGTCGGTCACCGTATACAACAAAGAAGGCTTCTTCGAACCCAACGATCTCAATGCCTACTCGTTCAACAGCATCACCGCCCAGCGCGATCAGGACGGTAATGCGACGATTCATTTCGGCGGCGACCCCCAGGCAACCAATTATCTCCCCATCACTGATGGCTGGAATTACATCGTCCGCTGTTACATTCCCGGCTGGCAGATCGTGGAAGGCAACTGGACGCCACCCGCCCCGCAGCCTGTCGAATAA
- a CDS encoding mechanosensitive ion channel domain-containing protein, whose amino-acid sequence MRKRAKTDTYLIAAHAGSCRARVFLLTGLVLLLPCPIAWAQTEATVKSPAEAVADSPQTEQAVQPIPLDQVSNRAETIGLELNILLPRENSRRALEQVSSETDRTLKEIKSYLAKTPNTLAGQPNIRVLQRFESQINKMLNDLRSLADELEEQLEDLSESLAQVDRISADWQATEELTKNEEGIEASTITRIRAVRTEIAEARSAIVKRRNEVLALRDKLVNPSVALSEGAENLQSEVDARVEGIFQADHPPLWSPRVRESIRKEWQTLGPEQLLQRFNENREDSQTFGFQLILFVAFGLGLQWLRSRTRAMIDNIQHQQQADAPLVFEYPWAMSLLITAILTIPLHPTAPRSSGLIAAALIAIATIRIVLRFLPSAMAPFAWGFAILFTIDRARDLLDTTPTLERLVFLVELAGGLSLLVWLLRPSQIARLPEDWRGHPFVRLIHFAMRAGALLVMLAILADLAGWSDLAVLVGGLALRSGYMGLLLFVLLKVFCGLATFALVLRPLRLVRAITNHRESVERMLQRILSVVAVCVWAALVSGQLGLLVPVTDLVKVIFNASITSGTLSISVADVLVFAFTIWLSFLLARFIQVILQEDVFTRVRMARGLPNAISNLARYTVIFLGFMFGLSAAGVEITKLAVIAGGLGVGIGFGLQNVVNNFVSGLILLFERPIDVGDTIDLSDTSGIMKRIGIRASVIRTFDGAEVIVPNGMLISDRVINWTLSDRRRRIDVSVGVEYGTPAQRVIDLLVEVAKANPKVLSDPEPHAFFENFGDSSLDFKLRAWINVFEGSFPNTHLAIQSEIAVAIQQALDEANIGVPFPQRDLHLINAPSNLVLEPDEAKPQSDPETE is encoded by the coding sequence ATGCGCAAAAGAGCTAAAACAGACACATACTTGATCGCTGCCCATGCGGGATCATGCCGGGCACGGGTATTCCTGCTGACAGGCCTGGTACTCCTGCTTCCCTGCCCGATCGCGTGGGCACAAACAGAAGCGACTGTCAAAAGTCCCGCAGAGGCAGTCGCCGATTCCCCACAGACGGAACAGGCAGTGCAGCCGATCCCGCTCGATCAAGTCTCGAATCGCGCTGAAACCATCGGTCTTGAGCTGAATATTCTCCTGCCTCGCGAAAATTCCCGCAGGGCTCTTGAGCAGGTTAGTTCTGAAACCGATCGCACGCTTAAAGAAATCAAGTCTTATCTGGCGAAGACTCCGAATACACTCGCGGGTCAGCCGAACATCCGTGTCCTGCAAAGGTTTGAGTCCCAAATAAACAAAATGCTGAATGACCTGCGGTCCCTCGCAGACGAACTGGAAGAACAGCTCGAAGACTTGAGTGAGTCACTGGCTCAGGTTGACAGAATTTCGGCGGACTGGCAGGCGACAGAGGAACTCACAAAAAATGAAGAGGGCATCGAAGCATCGACGATCACCCGTATCAGGGCCGTGCGTACTGAGATTGCCGAGGCAAGATCAGCCATCGTCAAGCGGCGTAACGAAGTACTGGCATTACGAGACAAGCTGGTGAACCCGAGTGTTGCGCTCAGTGAGGGTGCCGAAAATTTACAAAGTGAAGTTGATGCCCGGGTCGAGGGAATCTTCCAGGCAGACCATCCACCTTTGTGGAGCCCGCGCGTGCGAGAGTCCATCCGCAAGGAGTGGCAGACCCTGGGGCCAGAGCAGTTGTTGCAGCGTTTTAACGAGAACAGAGAAGACTCACAGACCTTTGGGTTCCAGTTGATCTTGTTTGTGGCTTTCGGTCTGGGTCTGCAATGGCTCCGCAGCCGCACCCGTGCCATGATTGATAATATCCAACACCAGCAACAAGCCGATGCCCCGCTGGTATTTGAATACCCCTGGGCAATGTCTCTCTTAATAACTGCGATTCTGACGATCCCACTCCACCCGACCGCCCCACGCAGCTCAGGCCTGATCGCGGCCGCACTCATTGCAATCGCGACAATACGCATCGTTCTGCGTTTCCTGCCCTCCGCCATGGCTCCCTTTGCCTGGGGCTTTGCGATCCTGTTTACAATCGATCGGGCCCGCGACCTGCTGGACACAACGCCCACTCTGGAACGCCTCGTATTCCTGGTTGAGCTGGCAGGCGGACTCAGCCTGCTGGTCTGGTTACTGCGTCCCAGCCAGATCGCCAGGCTGCCGGAAGACTGGCGGGGACATCCGTTTGTCAGATTGATTCATTTTGCGATGCGCGCCGGTGCGCTCCTCGTGATGCTGGCGATCCTGGCTGATCTGGCCGGCTGGAGCGACCTGGCGGTCCTGGTGGGAGGTCTCGCTTTACGGAGTGGCTATATGGGGCTGCTGCTATTCGTACTGCTCAAAGTGTTCTGCGGCCTGGCAACTTTTGCGCTTGTGCTCCGCCCGCTGCGTTTAGTCCGGGCGATCACAAATCATCGCGAGTCCGTGGAGCGCATGCTGCAACGGATTTTGAGCGTGGTGGCCGTGTGCGTCTGGGCCGCCCTTGTGAGTGGGCAACTCGGCCTGCTGGTACCTGTGACCGATCTGGTCAAGGTCATCTTCAACGCCAGTATCACCTCTGGCACTCTCTCCATCTCGGTTGCCGATGTGCTGGTCTTTGCCTTCACTATCTGGCTCTCATTCCTGCTCGCCCGGTTCATACAGGTGATCCTGCAGGAAGACGTGTTTACGCGGGTGCGGATGGCTCGCGGTTTACCGAACGCGATTTCAAACCTCGCACGCTACACCGTGATCTTTCTGGGTTTCATGTTCGGGCTGTCGGCGGCTGGTGTGGAGATCACCAAGCTGGCAGTGATTGCAGGCGGCCTGGGCGTGGGGATCGGCTTCGGTCTGCAAAATGTCGTCAACAACTTCGTATCAGGTTTGATCCTGTTGTTTGAGCGGCCGATCGACGTTGGTGATACGATCGACTTGTCAGATACCTCGGGAATCATGAAACGCATCGGCATCCGCGCCAGTGTGATCCGCACGTTTGACGGGGCCGAAGTCATTGTCCCCAACGGGATGCTCATTTCTGACAGGGTCATCAACTGGACGCTCTCGGACAGGCGACGACGCATCGATGTGTCTGTGGGTGTCGAGTACGGAACCCCGGCCCAACGCGTGATCGACTTATTAGTCGAAGTAGCGAAGGCCAATCCCAAGGTGCTGTCCGATCCGGAGCCACACGCCTTCTTCGAAAACTTTGGGGACAGCTCTCTGGACTTCAAGCTCCGGGCCTGGATCAATGTTTTCGAGGGTAGTTTTCCCAATACCCACCTCGCAATCCAGAGTGAGATTGCGGTTGCCATTCAGCAGGCGCTCGATGAAGCAAACATCGGCGTCCCCTTCCCACAACGCGATCTCCATCTGATCAACGCCCCGTCCAACCTTGTTTTGGAACCGGATGAAGCAAAGCCGCAGTCAGATCCGGAAACAGAGTAG
- a CDS encoding SGNH/GDSL hydrolase family protein, whose product MMQQLRSTLILSLALVACSPDLLAQPTAKFAPVKPAGDPATFGANIQRTMTLLATSTPEKRNRVRILFYGQSVTRNPWWEDVANDLRQRFPHADLEIENRAIGGYGGPVLINTAEFDLYPFYPDLVIFHVWSGVETGHQEKIIRRIRERTTAEVLLWTSNLRWPSTVPPDGDPQHPDVLAKDAQDQAISDLYQRLGRELNCEVADVRTGMQRYLKENNLVVKDTLRDTVHPNKLGNFLIAELVKPHLRYDPSFPDDKWKDLVTDVPVNDPRVQHKDDGSLTLKFQGNRIDVIAAPGDAAKADVLLDGKSPSQFPELYYHTRPSPTPVAGRPAFNRIDHRAPLQVETWTARILECDLEKDVLRYEISGSKTGPDGTGDHKQRFVSNSGRVVIEPRMWMVNWSLRYRKQSLPKDYKVTWETKPLFVDVWQSPAVTDSSKEYPTVLAQGFKNGDHSLTLKPQTPGKLPIKAFRIYQPPLKASAEE is encoded by the coding sequence ATGATGCAACAGTTACGGTCCACGTTGATCCTGTCTCTGGCCCTGGTCGCCTGCAGTCCTGACCTGTTGGCACAGCCAACCGCAAAGTTTGCCCCGGTGAAACCTGCTGGCGATCCGGCCACCTTCGGGGCGAACATTCAGCGGACCATGACACTTCTGGCCACCAGTACACCGGAAAAACGCAATCGGGTCCGCATCCTGTTCTACGGCCAGTCCGTCACCCGCAATCCGTGGTGGGAAGACGTGGCGAATGACCTCCGCCAACGGTTTCCGCACGCCGACCTCGAAATCGAAAATCGCGCCATCGGCGGCTATGGCGGGCCGGTCCTGATCAACACCGCCGAATTTGATCTCTATCCCTTCTACCCGGATCTGGTGATCTTTCACGTCTGGTCCGGGGTGGAAACCGGTCACCAGGAAAAAATCATCCGCCGCATCCGTGAGCGGACCACCGCCGAGGTCCTGCTCTGGACCAGTAACCTGCGCTGGCCGAGTACCGTCCCGCCGGACGGCGACCCGCAACATCCCGACGTACTGGCCAAAGACGCGCAGGATCAGGCGATTTCCGATCTCTACCAGCGCCTGGGCCGCGAACTCAATTGTGAAGTGGCCGACGTCCGCACCGGTATGCAACGTTATCTGAAAGAAAATAACCTGGTGGTGAAAGACACCCTCCGCGACACGGTGCACCCGAACAAATTAGGGAACTTCCTCATCGCAGAGCTGGTCAAACCGCATCTCCGCTATGATCCCAGCTTCCCCGATGACAAGTGGAAAGACCTCGTCACCGATGTCCCCGTGAATGATCCGCGGGTTCAGCACAAGGACGACGGCTCCCTGACCCTGAAGTTTCAAGGCAACCGCATCGACGTGATCGCGGCTCCCGGTGACGCAGCGAAAGCCGACGTGCTGCTGGACGGGAAATCCCCCTCGCAATTCCCGGAGCTCTACTATCACACGCGTCCCAGCCCCACGCCCGTCGCGGGACGCCCGGCCTTCAATCGCATCGATCATCGTGCCCCGCTGCAGGTGGAAACCTGGACCGCCCGCATCCTCGAATGCGATCTGGAAAAGGATGTGCTGCGGTATGAAATCAGCGGTTCCAAAACGGGCCCCGACGGCACCGGCGATCACAAACAGCGTTTCGTTTCCAACTCCGGTCGCGTGGTGATCGAACCCCGGATGTGGATGGTCAACTGGTCCCTGCGGTATCGCAAACAGAGTCTGCCCAAAGATTACAAAGTCACCTGGGAAACAAAACCGCTCTTCGTAGACGTCTGGCAATCCCCGGCGGTCACAGACTCATCCAAAGAATATCCCACGGTTCTCGCCCAGGGCTTCAAAAACGGCGACCACAGCCTGACACTCAAGCCGCAGACCCCAGGCAAACTACCGATCAAAGCCTTCCGGATCTATCAACCACCGTTGAAAGCCTCCGCTGAGGAATAG
- a CDS encoding enolase-like domain-containing protein — translation MLSELKLLDATLHRTDTQTRMPFRFGIAVMTAAPHVFLKCRYEIGGQVVTGIAAEGLLPRWFDKSPEKQADQEIDEMLQVIRLAVAFARQAAPAPAFDFWRQVYQAQVAWAAEQGFPSLLAQFGVTMVERTLLDALARAERCNLATLLRENRVGLDLSAIHPELKGHTPAEFLPAQPLTKIIARHTVGLSDPLTAADLTPENRINDGLPQTLEDCIRAYGLKHFKLKAQGDVDLDLDRLRAVAQVITEHCGNNYAFTLDGNEQYREFPRFVELWDGIQADAALSAFFENLIFIEQPLHRSVALDPDIAHIADWENGPPVIIDESDAELSALEQALQLGYAGTSHKNCKGIMKATAHRCLINHRNATENTNRYQMSGEDLVNIGPVALLQDLAAQAALGITSVERNGHHYFHGLTPFPQQISQLMLTQHGDLYTEMDNGFARVNITNGELNLTSLNAAPFGVGVEVPLDGFEELSL, via the coding sequence ATGCTTTCCGAACTCAAACTCCTCGACGCCACGCTCCATCGCACGGACACGCAGACCCGCATGCCCTTTCGGTTCGGCATCGCCGTCATGACCGCGGCCCCGCACGTCTTCCTCAAGTGCCGCTATGAAATCGGCGGGCAGGTCGTGACCGGCATCGCCGCCGAGGGACTGTTGCCTCGCTGGTTCGACAAGTCGCCCGAAAAACAGGCCGATCAGGAAATCGATGAAATGCTGCAGGTCATCCGGCTGGCCGTCGCGTTCGCCCGGCAGGCGGCACCTGCGCCCGCGTTTGATTTCTGGCGACAGGTCTACCAGGCACAGGTCGCCTGGGCCGCGGAGCAGGGCTTCCCTTCATTATTGGCCCAGTTCGGCGTCACGATGGTCGAACGCACGCTGCTCGACGCACTCGCCCGGGCCGAACGGTGCAACCTGGCCACGCTGTTACGGGAGAACCGCGTCGGCCTCGATCTGTCCGCCATTCATCCCGAACTGAAAGGCCACACGCCGGCTGAGTTCCTCCCCGCACAACCACTCACGAAAATCATCGCCCGCCACACGGTTGGACTCTCCGATCCCCTGACCGCCGCCGACCTCACCCCCGAAAACCGTATCAACGACGGCCTGCCGCAAACGCTGGAAGACTGCATCCGCGCCTACGGACTAAAACACTTCAAACTCAAAGCCCAAGGGGATGTCGACCTCGATCTGGATCGGCTCCGCGCCGTCGCACAGGTCATCACCGAACATTGCGGAAATAATTACGCCTTCACTCTGGACGGCAACGAGCAGTACCGCGAGTTCCCTCGCTTCGTCGAACTCTGGGACGGCATCCAGGCCGACGCGGCTCTGTCGGCCTTCTTCGAAAACCTGATCTTCATCGAGCAGCCCCTGCATCGCAGCGTGGCCCTCGACCCGGACATCGCGCACATCGCCGACTGGGAAAACGGGCCGCCGGTGATCATCGACGAATCCGACGCCGAACTCAGTGCACTCGAACAGGCACTCCAGCTCGGCTACGCGGGCACGAGCCACAAGAACTGCAAAGGCATTATGAAGGCGACCGCCCATCGCTGCCTGATCAACCATCGCAACGCCACCGAAAACACGAATCGCTACCAGATGAGCGGCGAAGACCTGGTGAATATCGGCCCGGTCGCCCTGCTGCAGGACCTCGCCGCCCAGGCAGCCCTGGGCATTACCTCCGTCGAACGCAACGGCCACCACTACTTCCATGGCCTGACCCCGTTCCCCCAACAGATCAGCCAGCTGATGCTCACCCAGCACGGCGACCTCTACACCGAGATGGACAACGGCTTCGCCCGCGTGAACATCACGAACGGCGAACTCAACCTGACCTCCCTCAACGCCGCCCCCTTCGGCGTCGGTGTGGAAGTGCCCCTGGACGGCTTTGAGGAACTGTCACTCTGA
- a CDS encoding nuclear transport factor 2 family protein has translation MNLTEIVQRGWDALGAGNFDALIEDYTEDMRFIMPGQSDVLAGRDAFRAALDGVAILLPPGFEITGLRHLEGDDEVVSLLEWKSAKITGSQLAILFRFEGDQVFEERWFIDTEQWKSAF, from the coding sequence ATGAATCTGACTGAGATCGTACAACGAGGCTGGGACGCATTGGGTGCCGGCAACTTCGACGCATTGATCGAAGATTACACGGAAGACATGAGATTTATCATGCCCGGACAATCAGATGTGCTCGCGGGGCGCGATGCATTTCGCGCGGCGCTCGATGGAGTGGCGATCCTGCTTCCGCCGGGGTTCGAGATTACGGGATTACGGCATCTCGAAGGAGACGATGAAGTGGTTTCGCTGCTTGAGTGGAAGTCCGCGAAGATCACCGGCTCTCAGCTTGCGATCCTGTTCCGATTCGAAGGGGATCAGGTCTTTGAGGAGCGCTGGTTCATCGATACAGAACAGTGGAAGAGCGCTTTCTGA
- a CDS encoding TIGR03067 domain-containing protein, which yields MTLLRSLSVCLTLGFLIASPATLLSADKDLGHLEGNWSLSSMTKHGGKVSISETLLSQTKVSIADDELRMDKYWQLLPKNFNPQTKTAEGYLDGDPGYRYSIVLRPEKNPKQIDLLVTGLIPQSEEADLSSSELDLLRKKQVRHVGIYSLDGDKLTICFDEYSVNHKAMRPTNFSGRESEDHVLMVLKRKPE from the coding sequence ATGACTCTGTTACGAAGCCTGTCTGTTTGTTTGACTTTGGGATTTCTGATCGCCTCACCGGCCACACTGCTGTCTGCTGATAAAGATCTCGGCCACCTGGAGGGGAACTGGTCGCTTTCATCCATGACCAAACATGGAGGCAAGGTATCCATCTCTGAGACACTGCTGAGCCAGACGAAGGTCTCCATCGCCGATGATGAATTGAGGATGGATAAGTACTGGCAGCTCCTCCCCAAGAACTTTAATCCGCAGACCAAAACGGCGGAAGGGTACTTAGACGGTGATCCCGGTTACCGGTATTCGATTGTGCTCCGTCCTGAGAAAAATCCCAAACAGATCGATCTGCTGGTCACCGGCCTCATTCCCCAGTCAGAAGAAGCCGACCTCTCTTCATCAGAGCTTGATTTACTGCGCAAGAAGCAGGTCCGTCATGTCGGAATCTATTCCCTCGACGGTGACAAGCTGACCATCTGCTTCGATGAGTACTCTGTCAATCATAAGGCCATGCGCCCGACGAATTTCTCAGGCAGGGAATCGGAAGATCACGTACTGATGGTATTGAAACGCAAACCTGAGTAG